One stretch of Pseudomonas azotoformans DNA includes these proteins:
- a CDS encoding YgaP family membrane protein: MSDSKTLRPIIEHTPFETQPKQNVHGWERIGSVAGGVMMVGKGLRRGGIFGLIQVAIGGVALARGFTGHSSLKDKLEQSRQEMNTVRTKIERAGAELKNLKTKAEVAAEKTTG, encoded by the coding sequence ATGAGCGACAGCAAAACCTTGCGACCTATCATCGAACACACCCCCTTCGAGACTCAGCCAAAGCAGAACGTGCACGGTTGGGAGCGCATCGGCTCGGTGGCGGGTGGCGTGATGATGGTCGGCAAAGGCCTGCGCCGAGGCGGGATTTTCGGCCTGATCCAGGTGGCGATCGGCGGTGTGGCGCTGGCCCGTGGCTTTACCGGGCACAGCTCGCTCAAGGACAAGCTGGAACAGAGCCGCCAGGAAATGAACACCGTGCGTACGAAAATCGAGCGGGCCGGTGCCGAGCTGAAAAACCTGAAAACCAAGGCAGAAGTGGCTGCTGAAAAAACCACTGGCTAA
- a CDS encoding nitroreductase family protein: MTRVADYPIHTQFTDRWSPRAFTGESISKETLLSFFEAARWAPSAYNSQPWRFLYARRDTPDWERFLGLLNEFNRGWAQHASALVIIASKTDFTAPGATEETPALWHTFDTGSAWGHLALQASLSGWHTHGMAGFDQELTRKELKIPEGYALHAAVAVGKLGDKSSLPEYLQGREAPSPRKPLSELVSEGDFSL; the protein is encoded by the coding sequence ATGACACGTGTTGCCGACTATCCGATCCACACCCAGTTCACCGACCGCTGGTCGCCTCGCGCCTTCACCGGCGAGAGCATCTCCAAGGAAACCCTGCTGAGCTTCTTCGAAGCCGCACGCTGGGCACCCTCCGCCTACAACTCCCAACCCTGGCGCTTTCTCTACGCACGCCGCGACACGCCGGACTGGGAGCGCTTCCTGGGTTTGCTGAATGAATTCAACCGTGGCTGGGCACAACATGCGTCGGCCCTGGTGATCATCGCCTCGAAAACCGACTTCACCGCCCCCGGCGCCACGGAAGAAACCCCGGCGCTGTGGCACACCTTCGACACCGGTTCCGCCTGGGGCCACCTAGCGCTGCAAGCCAGCCTCAGCGGTTGGCACACCCACGGCATGGCCGGCTTCGATCAAGAACTGACCCGCAAAGAGCTGAAGATCCCCGAAGGTTATGCGCTGCATGCCGCCGTGGCGGTCGGCAAGCTGGGGGACAAATCGAGCCTGCCGGAGTACCTGCAAGGCCGTGAAGCACCGAGCCCGCGCAAGCCACTGAGCGAGCTGGTGTCCGAAGGTGATTTCAGCCTGTAG
- a CDS encoding OspG family effector kinase: protein MTAIDAAPRVSSPLVQAGNVNTPLPVVASPSETAPAGPAPAPVLGNFGGALSWPVPLTESQRQAILDLMPDSRKGVLGYLLSGSAVANADLQNPPLALQKLLASPKAQALWQVIQSELGGLPTDASSNDYVMAAIHLGLDPQNSIDGFIQRQSRYWGQPASVVIEGVGAHLVEQGRATPQTATFAAHLLLAARAPEFLVKDIPANVTYGSLIWAQLAMATARVEAASPGATRSMSYAEVLAKAGQTGSDGLHTQHVQRKALTDWAVANGVLDATSTLTDSDLEHAREAYNGQLSALMKASAAVQTEIPSRRAMALARLQECFPGVDPSVFEIRNIQKAWLRPGRPGLFPGMRSMLDIVMEGAPPGHQEHWISKDPRIPVKRFCQLYEGGAFKVAEAFKSQYDLAIQSLENGHKGLASYLVSTLPLEDRNNFKHGKLEFFHTNEYTMATDFLTPLALKTRGHTLHVKTTRGREVNVYEIDTRSGTIQKQNHLRGRYTEPYTARNMESRTANVVSKTVLFDTLSAEQGASGNRFDAIGDVFARSLDLKNEDVLAYARGVTSYDENRATNHAIGEFFLNLIPFRSAIVNFIKGNYGEGALDLGLDVVGLLTLGAGKAAQAGKAFSKGVTSIRGLSKALRFVGLTAIEAFNPAAGLGDLVVGSARLLHKGGRLGLRGVNKLTGRTASYDLLKAASQQHGVAATGTFKVAGQTLEGGAVLKEGKWYSFDADRMQAYGSPLEDFAAKSRAVDGVIATVEVAPGRELSNTLFREYRVPESNLAGRTRNSQGVYRAADGHTAHIRHIDSSGQAAVYEVREVTRTPEGVVQARIYSANRQTPLLVQHVQGDQWMRLGARGGNPPSVASDLGRMMGGGSESRLYESLDGIHVYKETREPGHVKVPDYFERQAACLNEYYGEGFAMTLFENGRGYIKMKKIDGVALDAIAPRSLPKKAQQALDEMLADLQKKEMFPNDAQLSNFMYSAKENKVYPVDFDFPPQDVLHFDESTFAIHRDDFLRDADKLRAQFRQMIA, encoded by the coding sequence ATGACCGCTATCGACGCTGCTCCCCGTGTTTCATCCCCGCTTGTTCAGGCGGGCAACGTGAACACTCCCCTCCCCGTAGTCGCCAGCCCCAGCGAAACCGCTCCGGCCGGCCCGGCCCCTGCACCCGTACTGGGCAATTTCGGCGGGGCGCTCTCCTGGCCGGTTCCGCTGACTGAATCGCAGCGCCAAGCCATCCTCGACCTGATGCCGGATAGTCGCAAGGGCGTGCTGGGGTATTTGCTCAGCGGTAGCGCGGTGGCCAATGCCGATCTGCAAAACCCGCCGCTCGCCCTGCAAAAACTGCTGGCTTCACCCAAGGCGCAGGCACTGTGGCAGGTCATCCAGAGTGAACTCGGTGGTTTGCCGACAGACGCGAGCAGCAATGATTACGTGATGGCCGCCATCCATTTAGGGCTGGATCCGCAGAACTCGATCGACGGATTTATCCAGAGGCAAAGCAGGTACTGGGGTCAGCCGGCTTCAGTGGTGATCGAGGGGGTGGGTGCCCATCTGGTCGAGCAAGGCCGGGCGACGCCTCAAACTGCGACATTTGCGGCGCATTTGCTCCTTGCTGCACGGGCTCCCGAGTTTCTGGTCAAGGACATCCCCGCCAATGTGACTTACGGCAGCCTCATCTGGGCGCAACTGGCGATGGCGACCGCCCGGGTCGAAGCCGCTTCGCCTGGGGCCACGCGCTCGATGAGCTATGCCGAAGTACTGGCGAAGGCCGGGCAGACCGGTTCTGACGGCCTGCATACCCAGCACGTGCAGCGTAAGGCGTTGACCGACTGGGCGGTGGCCAATGGCGTGCTCGATGCGACATCGACGTTGACTGACAGTGACCTGGAGCACGCGCGCGAGGCCTACAACGGCCAATTGAGCGCGTTGATGAAAGCCAGCGCTGCCGTGCAAACCGAGATCCCCAGCCGCCGCGCGATGGCCTTGGCCCGACTCCAGGAATGCTTTCCCGGGGTTGACCCGAGCGTGTTCGAGATCCGCAATATCCAGAAGGCCTGGCTGAGGCCGGGACGCCCCGGGCTTTTTCCTGGGATGCGCTCCATGCTTGATATTGTGATGGAGGGCGCGCCGCCGGGTCACCAGGAGCATTGGATATCCAAGGATCCCCGGATCCCGGTCAAGCGGTTCTGCCAACTGTACGAAGGCGGCGCCTTCAAAGTGGCCGAGGCGTTCAAGAGCCAATATGACCTGGCTATCCAGTCGCTTGAAAACGGGCACAAAGGCCTGGCCAGTTACCTCGTTTCCACGCTGCCACTGGAGGACCGGAACAACTTCAAGCACGGCAAGCTCGAGTTCTTCCATACCAACGAATACACCATGGCCACGGATTTCCTTACGCCGCTGGCCCTCAAGACGCGCGGGCATACCCTGCATGTCAAGACAACGCGGGGTAGGGAGGTCAACGTCTATGAGATTGATACGCGCAGCGGCACGATACAAAAACAGAATCACTTGAGGGGGCGCTATACGGAGCCGTACACCGCCAGGAATATGGAGTCCAGGACCGCGAACGTCGTCAGTAAAACCGTGCTCTTCGACACGTTGAGTGCAGAACAGGGGGCGAGTGGCAACCGATTCGACGCCATTGGCGATGTGTTCGCCAGGTCACTGGACCTGAAAAACGAAGACGTGTTGGCGTATGCCAGGGGTGTCACCTCTTACGATGAAAACCGGGCGACCAACCACGCTATCGGGGAGTTCTTCTTGAATCTGATCCCCTTCAGGTCTGCCATCGTCAACTTCATCAAGGGCAACTATGGCGAAGGGGCGCTTGATCTGGGGCTGGATGTGGTCGGCTTGTTGACCTTGGGCGCGGGCAAAGCCGCCCAGGCCGGAAAAGCTTTTTCCAAGGGGGTGACCAGCATTCGCGGGCTGTCGAAAGCGCTGCGTTTTGTTGGCCTGACAGCCATTGAAGCCTTCAACCCGGCGGCGGGGCTTGGGGATCTGGTGGTGGGAAGCGCCAGGCTGTTGCACAAGGGAGGACGCCTGGGATTACGGGGCGTCAATAAACTCACGGGGCGCACCGCAAGCTATGACCTGCTGAAGGCCGCGAGCCAACAGCACGGTGTGGCCGCCACCGGCACATTCAAGGTGGCCGGCCAGACGCTGGAAGGCGGCGCGGTGCTCAAGGAGGGCAAGTGGTATAGCTTTGATGCTGACCGGATGCAGGCCTATGGCAGCCCGCTGGAAGACTTCGCCGCCAAGTCGCGCGCTGTGGACGGTGTGATTGCCACCGTTGAAGTTGCGCCTGGCCGTGAGCTGAGCAACACGCTGTTTCGCGAGTACCGGGTGCCCGAATCCAACCTTGCCGGGCGCACGCGCAACAGCCAGGGCGTGTATAGGGCGGCGGATGGGCACACCGCGCATATCCGGCATATCGACAGCAGTGGCCAGGCGGCGGTCTATGAAGTGCGTGAAGTCACCCGCACGCCTGAAGGCGTGGTCCAGGCGCGCATCTACAGTGCCAATCGGCAGACCCCGCTGCTGGTGCAGCATGTGCAGGGCGACCAGTGGATGCGCTTGGGGGCAAGGGGTGGGAACCCGCCCAGCGTTGCATCAGACCTGGGGCGGATGATGGGCGGGGGCTCCGAGAGCCGTCTTTATGAAAGTCTTGACGGCATTCATGTCTATAAGGAAACCCGGGAGCCGGGTCATGTAAAAGTGCCTGATTACTTCGAGCGGCAAGCGGCTTGCCTGAATGAGTATTACGGCGAAGGGTTTGCCATGACGCTGTTCGAAAACGGCCGCGGCTATATAAAAATGAAAAAGATCGACGGAGTCGCGCTGGATGCCATTGCGCCGCGCAGTTTGCCGAAGAAAGCACAGCAGGCACTCGATGAGATGCTGGCAGACCTGCAGAAAAAAGAGATGTTTCCCAACGATGCGCAGTTGTCCAACTTCATGTATTCGGCAAAGGAAAACAAAGTCTACCCAGTGGATTTCGACTTTCCGCCCCAGGATGTCCTGCACTTTGATGAGTCGACGTTTGCGATACACCGGGATGACTTCCTGCGTGACGCCGACAAGCTCAGGGCGCAGTTCCGTCAGATGATCGCGTAG
- a CDS encoding YcgN family cysteine cluster protein codes for MAAKVEPFWIRKTLEHLDQEEWESLCDGCGLCCLQKLEDEDDNSVYYTRIACKLLDLKTCQCTDYPNRRASVPDCIQLTPGQADQFKWLPPTCGYRLVSERKDLPLWHHLVCGDRDAVHHERISQSGRMLSEGSVPEEDWEDYLIFRAG; via the coding sequence ATGGCCGCCAAAGTCGAACCTTTCTGGATACGCAAAACCCTCGAACACCTCGACCAGGAGGAGTGGGAGTCGTTGTGCGACGGCTGTGGCCTGTGCTGCCTGCAAAAGCTTGAAGATGAAGACGACAACAGCGTCTATTACACGCGTATCGCCTGCAAACTGCTCGACCTCAAGACCTGCCAGTGCACCGACTACCCCAACCGTCGTGCGTCGGTGCCGGACTGCATCCAGCTCACCCCGGGCCAGGCCGACCAGTTCAAATGGCTGCCGCCCACCTGCGGCTACCGCCTGGTCAGCGAGCGCAAGGACTTGCCGCTGTGGCACCACCTGGTCTGCGGCGACCGTGATGCCGTGCACCATGAACGCATTTCCCAGTCCGGGCGCATGCTCAGCGAAGGCAGCGTGCCCGAGGAAGACTGGGAGGACTACCTGATTTTCCGCGCGGGCTGA